The DNA window gatagagagacaagatgttatttgtctgtttcttccgctcttcccggtagagggtggtgagCTTGTGCGATTTCGCTTCTAACATTcaggcctcgggactggaggaggcttagtctttggaTGGCAGCATTATGAcgttcaaaaactgccctcctttccttcgccttcctcctcccgactgcccggaagtagccccgcactcgctccttcaccatctcccaccactccactggggagtcaaagagatgtttcagactcacccactccaggtatcttctcaAGAAGGAGAGtcgcacctgggggtcttggagatggctgatgttcattcgccagagccccttacccacggttaccgatttctcccagaccagggacacggtcaccatgtggtggtccgagaagtgcactgccttggtggaatagctgtgcaccctcaggcctggggagagcagaaacatgtcaattctggaagaggaggagccagaggaactcacaaaCGTGTGCTGGGGAGGAGAGGTGCCCCCGGCGTCTCTgagggagaaatcctcgatgAGGGACCGCAGCAAGGTGCCGGAGCGGTCCGGTCTTGGTTTGCTGTGGTCCTCATCTCTTAATGCGCACGTAAATCTATTGGCGGCAAAGCGCCCAGGAAGCAGCTCGCAACTAAGGCTGCGCGTAAGAGTGCGCCTGCGACAGGCGGCGTGAAGAAGCCCCATCGTTACAGGCCTGGTACTGTAGCTCTGCGAGAAATCCGCCGCTATCAGAAGTCTACCGAGCTGTTGATCCGCAAGCTGCCGTTCCAGCGCCTTGTGAGGGAGATTGCTCAGGATTTCAAGACCGATCTCCGCTTCCAAAGCTCCGCTGTTATGGTTCTGCAGGAGGCCAGTGAGGCATATCTGGTTGGTCTCTTCGAGGACACCAATCTGTGCGCCATTCATGCCAAGAGGGTGGCCATCATGCCCAAAGATATCCAGCTGGCCCGCCGCATTCGTGGAGAGCGCGCTGAAGGTGCTTtacaaacagaatccaaaaagtcaaaggctcttttaagagccaTTTAACCCCATTTATAACTGCAATATTTTTCGTCTTTatgtggttgtttttttttcgttgtGTTCCATATATAATTGTAGCCCTCGGGATCACCGGTGTGAATTGGGTCTGGAATCATCACTtcctctgctcccctctccgCAGCTAAGCGACTCATTCATGCCCCAAATGTTCTATTCCATATTAACCTTGTACTTTAACTGATACGTTGTCTGACATTGGTGATTTTCAAAAGGAAAATTgttaaatgcagtattttaagCCCGCGAGACACAGAAGTCATGACCTCTCTTTACGTTGAAACCGCTTTAAACAACTGGACAATGCACTTCCGTCCGGCCAGGCGTCTATTTCTCGGAAGCACGACAGAGGCAAAGCTCTGAAATTAAGGCTACATTTAAGGAGTTACTGTATTTTCTgttgacatttttgttgttcCCTATCAAGCAACATAATTCGAAacataacaaaaatacattttctacaaGTCTTATAGTTTTTACTCAAAAATACACCTGGTAACTAAAGTGACCATAGAGCAAATCTCTTAAGTATAATCAATATGTTAATGAGGCACATGGTATCAATGATGAATGTGAATGATCAAcatgattcatatttttattccagtcctatgtggcGCATACAAAGTTTATGTTGCCTATAAAAACAATAGTAGGCGAATTAGATGTTAGTTTGGCAGATTCAAATCCAGTCCAATCCTCTCATGCTTTTGTCAACTAAAATGTCTTTGTAATAGTCATTTCAATTCTGGTGTAAAATAACTGGGTTATTCTTAATTTGAAGTGGTAAATCAGTTGAAATAAACGACTTTTAAGTTATTTCCTtaaacaaaacccaaaaaaaaaaatatatatatatatatatatgtctgcTTTGGAAATGTTATCTCAACAGATTTACACAATGATCTTGAAAAGACAAATTGGTATGAATAATAACATGTTCATATTGATTTCATTGCATCATGTAAACGAGACTTCTTTGCTCTGCAGGAAATCACCAAATACCTCGCGAGATTGGGAGTGCTGGAGGCGGGCTTTAGCCCGAGCTGACTTTTGACGCATGGCTTCAATCAGGTCGTCTTGGCGCAGATATATGCGTGTTTTGTAACTCGGAGCTCATTTTCAACGAGTAACAACGCTTATTTTGAATCATGTCTGGTCGCGGCAAAGGTGGAAAGGGTCTTGGGAAAGGAGGCGCTAAGCGTCATCGCAAAGTTCTGCGTGACAATATCCAGGGTATTACAAAGCCTGCGATTCGTCGTTTGGCTCGCCGTGGAGGAGTCAAGCGTATATCTGGTCTGATCTACGAAGAGACTCGTGGAGTCCTGAAGGTGTTTTTGGAGAACGTTATCCGCGATGCCGTTACCTACACCGAACACGCCAAGCGAAAGACCGTCACCGCTATGGATGTAGTTTATGCTCTGAAGCGTCAGGGTCGCACTCTGTACGGCTTCGGTGGGTAAATGTTGACACTTTGTAAATGCTTTTTGAAACTACccaaaggctcttttaagagccacCCACACAGACGATAAGAAGTACAAATTTCCTTGTTCTTTGCTAATGCTGTTAATCAGGGCTGGACTGGTTATATAGTCTACATGCCCGCGGGCATGTGTGCCGGTCTAGTTTTGGGCCGGTATgatttaaatgttaattttttttatttttattgagcgGCCCCCAAAAAAATGGACAGCGGCCCATTGGCTCATTTTCTATACTGACAGTGGGCCGGCCCAATCACATGCTTAAACCCAACCCCTCCCGTCTGGTAGGCTCAACCCTGACCCCTCCTCCTTATTGTCAAGTTGTTGTCAGTTGAGAAATGGATCGAAAAGACCGTTTGAGTGCTCTTTTCAAACCGGTCCCTTCACAGATTTATTTAGTACAGTATCGTACGTTATCGCAGGGTGTTTCAGGAACAATATTATGTGCTGTTATTAACTATTGTCGACGCGATCGAGGATTTACCGCGACTAGACTGATGTAAAATGTAGCTAACTAGCCAGGGCGTCTGGCAGCTTGAGCGTCTGATGCAACTGACGTAGGCTAACGCCGGGTgccaaaataatgtttcttttggGAATAATAGCCGCAAGTGTTTGATCATTAGACTATACCCCGTAGCAGACtaattgtagtagtagtagtagtagtaggctagtagtagttgttgttgtagtaGCAAACTAGCTCTGTTATTTTGAATATGGGCCATTTACAGACAGAGTTcatattgtatttgttttatgttttgtatgtatattgtttacttaattgt is part of the Conger conger chromosome 15, fConCon1.1, whole genome shotgun sequence genome and encodes:
- the LOC133112067 gene encoding histone H4 encodes the protein MSGRGKGGKGLGKGGAKRHRKVLRDNIQGITKPAIRRLARRGGVKRISGLIYEETRGVLKVFLENVIRDAVTYTEHAKRKTVTAMDVVYALKRQGRTLYGFGG